A window of the Candidatus Nezhaarchaeota archaeon genome harbors these coding sequences:
- a CDS encoding pyridoxal-phosphate dependent enzyme, translating into EGQKTIAYEVYEQLGGRAPDYVILPVGNAGNISAVWKGFKELLALGLIEHPPRMIGVQAEGASPFASMIIKGLSELVPVKEPETVASAIRIGYPVNWPKAKRAIEESRGGAVIVSDQEIIEAQRTIARLEGIFVEPSSAASIAGLMKMAEEGLLKGGEEVVCIATGHGLKDPDVVTKFYEAPVEVSVEEALEVARRLLE; encoded by the coding sequence GAGGGGCAGAAGACCATAGCCTACGAGGTCTATGAGCAGCTCGGGGGTAGGGCTCCTGACTACGTCATACTGCCGGTGGGGAACGCAGGCAATATAAGCGCAGTGTGGAAAGGGTTTAAGGAGCTCCTCGCGCTCGGCCTAATAGAGCACCCCCCTAGAATGATCGGGGTTCAAGCCGAGGGAGCTTCGCCTTTCGCCTCAATGATAATTAAGGGGCTCAGTGAACTCGTGCCAGTTAAGGAGCCCGAGACCGTGGCTTCAGCCATTAGGATAGGGTACCCTGTAAACTGGCCGAAGGCGAAGAGGGCCATCGAGGAGTCGAGGGGGGGAGCGGTTATTGTCAGCGACCAAGAAATTATTGAGGCTCAGCGAACCATAGCTAGGCTTGAAGGGATATTCGTAGAGCCTTCTAGCGCTGCCTCAATAGCCGGGCTGATGAAGATGGCTGAGGAGGGGCTGCTTAAAGGAGGCGAAGAAGTGGTATGCATCGCCACGGGCCACGGCCTAAAGGACCCGGACGTGGTCACTAAGTTCTATGAGGCCCCCGTGGAAGTAAGCGTCGAAGAGGCTCTCGAGGTAGCTAGGAGGCTCTTAGAATGA
- a CDS encoding ACT domain-containing protein: MRLELTVALQDKPGQLVKALGVIAELGCNVISVVHERSRAVEEVVPVDLVIELPREVSAAEVKKKLEEKGVAVVRLQETVELARLVVIASRLANPLSLITPLQGVKIAGVEGEVGDRGDATIKMTIEGPVSELKRAVKELEHLVEGLGGVLITSEGID; encoded by the coding sequence ATGAGGCTTGAGTTAACTGTAGCTCTTCAAGATAAGCCGGGGCAGCTGGTAAAGGCACTAGGCGTAATAGCTGAGCTAGGCTGCAACGTGATCTCCGTGGTTCACGAGCGAAGTAGGGCCGTGGAGGAAGTAGTTCCAGTGGACCTGGTCATAGAACTACCTCGCGAGGTCAGCGCCGCGGAGGTCAAGAAGAAGCTAGAGGAGAAGGGGGTGGCTGTCGTAAGGCTTCAGGAGACCGTTGAGCTAGCTAGGCTGGTTGTCATAGCTTCTAGGCTAGCTAACCCGCTGTCCCTAATTACGCCTCTCCAAGGAGTTAAGATAGCTGGAGTTGAGGGAGAAGTTGGAGATAGGGGGGATGCTACAATTAAGATGACCATAGAGGGGCCGGTCAGTGAGCTTAAGCGAGCAGTTAAGGAGCTTGAACACCTAGTTGAGGGGCTTGGAGGGGTCCTCATAACCTCAGAGGGGATTGATTGA
- a CDS encoding homoserine dehydrogenase, which produces MRAILIGYGFIGRSLVDALHRKMGLVKQFHPDFKLVGVASSRGYLINEGGLDLERLSRTTKISEYLGPGRLVEGPAIELIRYSEADVVFEATPTNIVDGQPGITHMEEALKGGMHVVTSNKGPLVIAYRRLVELAASHGVELKFEATVAGAIPLFSLVKYTLRGSEVKRVYGILNGTTNYILTRMHFDGVSFDTALQEAKERGIAERDPSYDVEGIDAACKLVIIANAIMGREAKIGDVRRKGVSGITREAVMLAKKAGYAIKSVASADEELAVKPRLVPLNHPLCVHGTLNVVCLETDLAGKITLVGPGAGRETVAAMINDLLLLPPKAR; this is translated from the coding sequence TTGAGGGCGATACTGATCGGCTACGGCTTCATAGGGAGGAGCCTGGTAGATGCCCTTCATAGGAAAATGGGCTTAGTTAAGCAGTTCCACCCTGACTTCAAGCTAGTAGGCGTAGCGAGTAGCAGAGGATACTTAATTAACGAAGGAGGCTTAGACTTAGAGAGGCTAAGCAGGACCACTAAGATTAGCGAGTACCTAGGCCCAGGGAGGCTTGTAGAGGGCCCAGCCATAGAGCTCATTAGATACAGCGAGGCTGACGTAGTATTCGAGGCCACGCCTACCAACATAGTTGATGGACAGCCGGGGATCACGCACATGGAGGAGGCGCTGAAGGGCGGGATGCACGTAGTTACTTCAAATAAGGGGCCCTTAGTCATTGCGTACAGGAGGCTCGTCGAGCTCGCCGCTAGCCATGGAGTTGAGCTGAAGTTTGAGGCTACCGTGGCCGGTGCCATACCGCTGTTCTCGCTAGTGAAATACACGTTGAGGGGAAGTGAAGTGAAGAGGGTCTACGGAATACTGAACGGCACCACTAACTACATATTAACGAGGATGCACTTCGATGGCGTGAGCTTTGACACCGCCCTCCAAGAAGCAAAGGAGAGAGGAATAGCTGAGAGGGACCCCTCGTACGACGTTGAGGGCATAGACGCTGCGTGTAAGCTAGTGATAATAGCCAACGCCATAATGGGGAGGGAGGCGAAGATAGGGGACGTAAGGCGCAAGGGAGTATCCGGCATAACGAGGGAGGCGGTCATGTTAGCTAAGAAGGCCGGCTACGCCATTAAGTCCGTGGCCTCGGCTGACGAGGAGCTCGCAGTTAAGCCTAGGCTCGTCCCACTAAACCATCCACTCTGCGTCCACGGCACTCTCAACGTAGTTTGCCTTGAGACAGACCTAGCAGGGAAGATTACGCTCGTAGGCCCAGGGGCGGGCAGAGAGACCGTGGCGGCCATGATTAACGACCTACTATTACTACCGCCAAAGGCGAGGTGA
- a CDS encoding aspartate kinase — translation MRAVMKFGGRCVESGAMIRRSCTVVRDHVRGGWQIIAVVSAMAGVTDSLLEALRRAEAGGISFTRDFVNKLRERHLEAVEDAIASDEEVKRRVREEIEEEVGELERALLVMCYLREVTPRGQDYVLSFGERLSTRIFTGSLLDLGVRAKYLTGWEAGIVTDDRFNAARPIMPLTYELLRARLNALLMEGVTPVVTGFIASTVDGAITTLGRGGSDLTATIIGAALGVDEVVLWKDVEGVMTADPKLVPEARVVPSMSYEEITELAYFGAKVIHPLALYPVAEANVPIRVKSLFNPLAKGTLITEASGEEGVVKAVTMVRDVATITVSSPSMLEAPTMTIEVLNALKEVGAQPLMISQGSSQASASLVIPRSLVDKAVRSIRRKLTDENYKIEAEADVCIIAAIGAGMKGKPGVAARVFKAVANEGINVRMIAQGSSELNISFVVKEADGVRALRALHKEFGLHGNL, via the coding sequence ATGAGGGCCGTAATGAAGTTCGGTGGGCGGTGCGTCGAGAGCGGCGCAATGATAAGGAGGAGCTGTACTGTGGTTAGGGATCACGTTAGAGGGGGCTGGCAGATCATCGCAGTAGTTTCAGCAATGGCCGGAGTCACCGATAGCCTCCTCGAGGCCTTAAGGAGGGCTGAGGCGGGGGGTATTAGCTTCACGAGGGATTTCGTCAATAAGTTGAGGGAGAGGCACTTAGAGGCCGTGGAGGACGCTATAGCTAGCGACGAGGAAGTTAAGCGCAGGGTGAGGGAGGAGATAGAGGAGGAAGTTGGTGAGTTAGAGAGGGCTCTCTTAGTAATGTGCTATTTGAGGGAAGTTACTCCAAGAGGCCAAGACTACGTGCTGTCCTTCGGCGAGAGGCTCTCGACTAGGATCTTCACAGGCTCGCTCCTCGACTTAGGCGTGAGGGCTAAGTACCTTACCGGCTGGGAGGCTGGAATAGTAACCGATGATAGATTCAATGCGGCTAGGCCGATTATGCCATTAACTTATGAGCTGCTGAGGGCGAGGCTCAACGCCCTCCTAATGGAGGGAGTGACGCCGGTGGTGACTGGCTTTATAGCGTCTACCGTCGACGGAGCTATCACGACGCTCGGGCGCGGAGGCTCAGACCTCACAGCTACGATAATAGGGGCGGCGCTAGGAGTCGATGAAGTCGTGTTGTGGAAGGATGTCGAGGGGGTAATGACAGCTGACCCGAAGCTAGTTCCTGAAGCAAGGGTAGTGCCATCAATGTCGTACGAGGAGATCACGGAGCTAGCCTACTTCGGAGCTAAGGTAATACACCCACTGGCCCTATACCCAGTGGCAGAGGCCAACGTGCCGATTAGGGTGAAAAGCCTCTTCAACCCGCTAGCTAAAGGGACGCTGATCACTGAAGCCAGTGGGGAGGAGGGGGTAGTTAAGGCGGTGACGATGGTCAGGGACGTGGCGACTATAACCGTGAGCAGCCCTAGTATGCTCGAGGCCCCCACGATGACCATAGAGGTCCTAAACGCCCTTAAAGAAGTAGGAGCTCAGCCATTAATGATCTCCCAGGGATCCTCGCAAGCCAGCGCCTCGCTAGTAATACCGAGGAGCCTAGTTGATAAAGCAGTAAGGAGCATTAGGCGTAAGCTAACTGACGAGAACTACAAAATTGAGGCTGAGGCTGACGTGTGCATCATAGCGGCCATAGGCGCAGGTATGAAGGGCAAGCCTGGAGTAGCGGCAAGGGTCTTTAAGGCAGTGGCTAATGAAGGCATCAACGTGCGTATGATAGCCCAAGGCTCATCTGAGCTGAACATATCCTTCGTAGTTAAGGAGGCCGACGGGGTCAGGGCGCTAAGAGCCCTACATAAGGAGTTCGGCCTACACGGCAACCTTTAA
- the asd gene encoding aspartate-semialdehyde dehydrogenase: MDKLKVAVLGATGMVGQRFIKMLAKHELFELAAITASPSSAGRRYIEAVHWYIEGEVPKEASEMTVIETSVEAVKKAGRVDVAFSALPAEVALEVEAEFAKAGIPIVSDASSYRMEPDVPILIGEVNPDHLGLVKYQAKRGWRSFIVTNPNCTATILIMALKPLLDSFGVRRVFASTMQAVSGAGWGGVPSMAIIDNLIPYIANEEEKVEAETLKIMGALREGGIEPAKFKISASCHRVGVLDGHVEAVFVELEKAASIEEVKESMERFKGLPQELKLPTAPQRPIVVREEPDRPQPRFDRMEGGGMSIVVGRIRRDPALRSGVKFIVLGHNTIRGAAGNALLNAELMTREGYL, from the coding sequence ATGGACAAGCTTAAGGTAGCGGTGCTGGGAGCCACCGGCATGGTGGGGCAGCGCTTCATCAAGATGCTCGCTAAACACGAGCTCTTTGAGCTCGCCGCTATCACTGCCTCCCCTTCATCAGCCGGCAGGCGCTATATAGAGGCCGTCCACTGGTACATCGAGGGGGAGGTACCTAAAGAGGCCTCGGAGATGACTGTTATTGAGACAAGCGTCGAGGCTGTTAAGAAGGCTGGACGCGTCGACGTAGCCTTCTCAGCACTACCAGCGGAGGTGGCCTTAGAAGTAGAAGCTGAATTCGCTAAGGCGGGGATCCCCATCGTAAGTGACGCTAGTAGCTATCGAATGGAGCCGGACGTCCCCATCTTAATAGGTGAAGTCAACCCAGACCACTTAGGCTTAGTTAAGTACCAAGCTAAGCGCGGGTGGCGCAGCTTCATAGTCACAAACCCAAACTGCACTGCGACGATACTGATAATGGCCCTAAAGCCTCTACTGGATTCCTTCGGGGTAAGGAGGGTCTTCGCGTCGACGATGCAAGCAGTCTCAGGGGCTGGCTGGGGGGGCGTGCCGTCGATGGCTATAATCGACAATCTCATACCCTACATAGCTAACGAGGAGGAGAAAGTCGAGGCTGAGACGCTTAAAATAATGGGGGCTCTAAGAGAGGGGGGCATAGAGCCAGCGAAGTTTAAGATCTCAGCTAGCTGTCATCGCGTAGGGGTCCTGGACGGCCACGTGGAGGCCGTGTTCGTGGAGCTTGAGAAGGCTGCGTCTATCGAAGAGGTCAAGGAGTCGATGGAGAGGTTTAAGGGGCTACCCCAAGAGCTCAAGCTGCCCACCGCCCCCCAGAGGCCAATAGTAGTAAGGGAAGAGCCAGATAGACCTCAGCCTCGCTTCGACCGCATGGAGGGGGGCGGCATGTCGATAGTGGTCGGTAGGATACGTAGGGACCCTGCGCTGCGAAGCGGTGTTAAGTTCATAGTTCTTGGACACAACACAATTAGGGGGGCCGCCGGCAACGCGCTTCTCAACGCTGAGCTAATGACGCGTGAAGGATACCTTTAA
- a CDS encoding cofactor-independent phosphoglycerate mutase, whose translation MEPVGLVVVIGDGMADWVDERGRTPLSEAEHPNMDEVASRGVIGAVEAIPDGMDAGSDVAIMSLMGYDPKKYYTGRGPLEAAAMKVELGKGDLAFRCNLVTVENGVLVDYSAGHISNEEAAELISYLAPTLTSLGRVELYVGVSYRHVLVLRGGFSDQVKCSPPHESVGRRVEEVMVEPLADEGRATAELLNKLMLTSYQLLKNHPVNVKRLARGLRPANMIWPWGHGKKPLMPSFRELYGLRGSVISAVNLVKGLGVYLGLRVIEVPGATGYFDTNYEGKADYAVRALESGDDLVFVHVEAPDEAGHMGSFELKLKAIEDLDKRLIGRLLSKLRDDDAIAILCDHATPVATRVHVRGPTPYAYSKLSCTVKKARKYTEGLVISSRVVKGHELLKEMLVKLKLSK comes from the coding sequence GTGGAGCCAGTGGGCCTAGTCGTTGTAATAGGGGACGGCATGGCAGACTGGGTAGATGAGCGCGGTAGGACACCTCTAAGCGAAGCAGAGCACCCGAACATGGACGAGGTCGCCTCGAGAGGAGTGATTGGCGCGGTTGAAGCCATCCCAGATGGAATGGACGCCGGTAGCGACGTAGCGATCATGTCGCTAATGGGCTACGACCCTAAGAAGTACTATACTGGCAGAGGGCCTCTTGAGGCAGCCGCCATGAAAGTGGAGCTAGGTAAAGGAGACTTAGCCTTTCGATGCAACCTAGTTACTGTAGAGAACGGGGTGCTAGTAGACTATTCAGCCGGCCACATAAGTAACGAGGAGGCCGCTGAGCTCATTAGCTACCTAGCTCCTACACTCACCTCACTAGGCCGCGTCGAGCTTTACGTAGGCGTAAGCTACAGGCACGTACTAGTGCTTAGGGGAGGGTTCTCGGATCAAGTTAAGTGCTCTCCTCCTCACGAATCCGTGGGGAGGAGGGTGGAGGAGGTAATGGTGGAGCCGCTGGCTGATGAAGGAAGAGCTACCGCTGAGCTGCTCAATAAGCTAATGCTCACTAGCTACCAGCTGCTTAAGAACCATCCAGTTAACGTTAAGCGACTGGCCAGAGGGCTTAGGCCAGCCAATATGATATGGCCCTGGGGACACGGTAAGAAGCCGCTAATGCCGAGCTTTAGAGAGCTCTACGGCCTAAGGGGATCAGTTATCTCCGCTGTCAACTTAGTTAAGGGGCTAGGGGTCTATCTGGGCCTTAGGGTCATAGAGGTGCCAGGCGCCACTGGCTACTTCGATACAAACTACGAGGGAAAGGCGGACTACGCCGTAAGAGCCCTCGAAAGCGGAGACGACTTAGTATTTGTTCACGTAGAGGCTCCGGACGAAGCAGGGCACATGGGGAGCTTTGAGCTTAAGCTCAAGGCCATAGAGGACCTAGATAAGAGGTTGATCGGAAGGCTCCTCAGCAAGCTAAGGGATGACGACGCCATAGCCATACTATGCGATCACGCTACCCCCGTAGCTACTAGAGTACACGTGAGGGGGCCGACTCCATATGCGTACTCTAAGCTAAGCTGCACCGTTAAGAAGGCAAGAAAATATACTGAGGGGCTCGTAATAAGCTCGCGCGTAGTGAAGGGCCACGAGCTACTTAAGGAAATGCTGGTGAAGCTAAAGCTATCCAAGTAG